In Methanobacterium petrolearium, one genomic interval encodes:
- a CDS encoding A24 family peptidase C-terminal domain-containing protein: protein MFIQIPLITTIIAIVACLYASYSDLKRGIIPNKLTFPLIGLGIILNGIYALMIGEIWYIIICLVVTGVIFVLGYIFWKFGAWAGGDVKLFTALAALLPFYPALVSYKILGIQFPLEATYPFPLTLIINSILSILPFILIYVFYVVAKTKPYLMGELLSPVKEYKKNLVLTLVITSSVTITIFISQQIGLQIIIISLLLIYLLTMVISKLPNYVKAVLVSLVVVASLFYSFNVTIISIIVLFISLTVVRIIRQLLTSVSKKALQDEYPLEELSEGMIPAHNVYKRDDEVYVDDKSFISKIKEAFKTRDLNIITAPPGKRLVGTLAAGLTSDDIKLLKKLRDEGKISDKFRVKKGVPFAPSIFIGLLISLFIGDIAFMLQIILSWII, encoded by the coding sequence ATGTTTATCCAAATCCCCTTAATCACCACCATAATCGCAATAGTTGCCTGTCTTTATGCCAGTTACTCGGATCTTAAACGTGGTATTATCCCTAATAAATTAACTTTTCCACTTATTGGTTTGGGCATAATACTTAACGGGATTTATGCGTTGATGATTGGTGAGATCTGGTATATCATAATATGTTTGGTGGTCACTGGAGTTATATTCGTTTTAGGTTATATTTTCTGGAAGTTTGGGGCCTGGGCTGGAGGTGATGTGAAGCTCTTCACCGCCCTTGCAGCACTTCTTCCATTCTACCCTGCCCTGGTATCTTATAAGATATTAGGAATTCAATTCCCACTTGAAGCAACCTACCCTTTCCCGTTAACATTGATCATTAACAGTATATTATCAATTCTCCCCTTTATCTTGATATATGTCTTTTATGTGGTGGCCAAGACCAAACCTTACTTAATGGGTGAATTATTATCACCAGTGAAAGAGTATAAAAAAAACCTGGTTCTTACCCTGGTTATCACTTCATCAGTGACCATAACTATTTTCATAAGTCAGCAGATAGGTTTGCAGATTATAATAATCTCCTTGTTGTTAATCTACTTACTCACTATGGTGATATCTAAGCTGCCCAATTATGTGAAAGCTGTTTTGGTGTCCTTGGTTGTGGTTGCTTCCCTTTTCTACAGTTTCAATGTTACAATTATCAGTATTATCGTGTTGTTTATCTCCTTAACTGTTGTTAGAATCATTAGACAACTTTTAACTTCGGTGAGTAAAAAGGCACTTCAAGACGAATATCCATTAGAAGAACTCTCTGAAGGGATGATACCCGCCCATAATGTTTACAAGCGCGATGATGAGGTCTATGTTGATGATAAAAGTTTCATATCTAAGATAAAAGAAGCATTTAAAACCAGGGATCTCAACATTATCACAGCACCTCCTGGAAAGAGATTGGTTGGAACTTTAGCCGCAGGATTAACTTCAGATGATATCAAATTACTTAAAAAACTACGAGATGAGGGCAAGATTTCTGATAAATTCCGGGTGAAAAAGGGAGTTCCCTTTGCACCGTCCATTTTCATTGGACTATTGATATCTCTGTTTATTGGGGATATTGCATTTATGTTACAAATAATTTTATCGTGGATCATTTAA
- the pyrG gene encoding glutamine hydrolyzing CTP synthase: protein MIHLSKYIVVTGGVVSSIGKGITAASIGRILRSYGVDVTAIKIDPYLNWDSGTLNPYQHGEVFVTEDGMETDLDLGHYERFLDVNLSGKSNITTGKVYSSVINHERKGDYLGSCVQIIPHITNKIKDMVRKIAGESEAEVVLVEVGGTVGDIESQPFLEALRQLRNEEGHDNVMFVHVTYVPYLRAAGEFKTKPTQHSTKELRSTGIIPDMIICRSELSIDQPLKNKIAHFCDVDREAVINTPDVASIYEVPLIINQENVGEYIINRIKLKTGEQDLTGWEHVVESMKQDDHHVSVGIVGKYVELEDAYMSIRESLKHAAAHLGIKVDIDWIQAEETIDEEKLRHLDSILIPGGFGERGIQGKLDAVRYSLENGVPLFGICLGMQCMVVEFARLNGFDGAHSTEFDKKTPYPVIDLMEEQKKVKNMGGTMRLGSYPCKLNDGTMAKEAYGEDEVSERHRHRYELNNDYRDVLIEKGLIISGTSPDDFLVEMVELKDHPWFLGCQFHPEFKSRPNKAHPIFVSFLKASLINHKRKTGIEG from the coding sequence ATGATTCATCTGTCTAAATATATAGTGGTAACTGGTGGTGTGGTAAGTTCAATTGGAAAAGGAATAACAGCAGCTTCGATTGGTAGAATTTTAAGGTCATATGGTGTGGATGTCACTGCCATCAAGATTGACCCTTATCTTAACTGGGATTCTGGTACTTTGAACCCTTACCAGCATGGAGAGGTGTTCGTTACTGAGGACGGTATGGAAACTGACCTTGATTTAGGGCACTACGAACGCTTTTTAGATGTGAATCTCTCTGGAAAATCAAATATAACCACAGGAAAAGTTTATTCTTCTGTTATTAACCATGAACGTAAGGGTGATTACCTGGGTTCCTGTGTGCAAATCATTCCTCATATCACCAATAAAATAAAGGACATGGTCCGAAAGATCGCTGGTGAAAGCGAGGCTGAAGTGGTTTTGGTGGAAGTGGGAGGAACCGTAGGGGATATTGAAAGCCAACCCTTCTTGGAAGCTTTAAGACAACTTCGAAACGAGGAAGGTCATGATAATGTGATGTTCGTCCATGTAACCTACGTACCATACCTGCGGGCTGCGGGTGAGTTCAAAACCAAACCCACCCAGCACAGCACTAAAGAACTCCGTAGTACCGGTATAATTCCCGATATGATTATCTGCCGTTCAGAATTATCTATTGATCAGCCCCTTAAAAATAAGATTGCTCATTTTTGTGACGTGGACCGGGAAGCAGTGATTAACACACCTGATGTGGCTTCTATTTATGAAGTTCCCCTGATTATAAACCAGGAAAACGTTGGAGAATATATTATTAATCGGATTAAACTAAAAACTGGAGAACAGGACCTTACTGGATGGGAACACGTAGTTGAATCCATGAAGCAGGATGACCACCATGTTAGTGTGGGAATCGTTGGTAAGTACGTGGAACTGGAAGATGCATATATGAGTATAAGGGAATCTTTAAAACATGCTGCTGCCCATCTGGGAATCAAAGTTGATATAGATTGGATACAGGCTGAAGAAACCATTGATGAAGAAAAGTTACGTCATCTTGACTCCATTTTAATACCGGGAGGTTTTGGTGAACGGGGAATTCAGGGAAAACTTGATGCAGTGCGTTATTCCCTCGAAAATGGTGTTCCTCTCTTTGGAATTTGTTTGGGAATGCAGTGTATGGTAGTTGAATTTGCACGTTTAAATGGTTTTGATGGAGCTCACAGCACCGAATTTGACAAAAAAACACCTTATCCGGTTATTGATCTTATGGAAGAACAAAAAAAGGTTAAAAATATGGGAGGAACCATGAGATTGGGTTCTTATCCCTGCAAACTTAATGATGGTACCATGGCCAAGGAAGCTTATGGTGAGGATGAAGTAAGTGAACGCCACCGCCACCGTTATGAATTAAACAATGATTATAGGGATGTTCTTATAGAAAAAGGACTTATAATCTCTGGAACTTCGCCTGATGACTTTCTGGTGGAAATGGTGGAGTTAAAGGACCATCCCTGGTTTTTGGGATGTCAGTTTCACCCGGAATTCAAATCACGTCCCAACAAAGCTCATCCAATCTTTGTGTCATTTTTAAAGGCATCACTTATCAATCATAAACGAAAAACAGGGATTGAAGGATAA
- a CDS encoding type 1 glutamine amidotransferase: MELKIYHMYPDLLNLYGDLGNVTCLRQRCQWRGINVEVVGFSMNHEAPLTDGDLFFIGGGSDRGQNIVYSHLLNYKKQVGDLIEDGAPVLAICGGYQLLGEKYIDAEGNDVPGLGIFDYHTRSEEGRLIGNIIIKNSLGLTPETLVGFENHGGRTYHDHKPLGEVVVGYGNNGKDNQEGMVYLNCIGTYLHGPLLPKNPHLADHLILKALERKYGLKELPPLHNKSEYSAHNKVLQLYSP, encoded by the coding sequence ATGGAACTGAAAATATACCATATGTATCCTGATCTTTTAAATCTGTACGGAGATCTGGGTAACGTAACCTGCCTTCGTCAAAGATGCCAATGGAGGGGCATCAATGTTGAGGTGGTGGGGTTCAGCATGAACCATGAAGCCCCATTGACAGATGGTGATCTTTTCTTCATTGGAGGGGGATCTGATCGGGGTCAGAATATCGTGTACTCCCATCTATTAAATTACAAAAAACAAGTGGGAGATTTGATTGAAGATGGGGCTCCTGTTCTTGCTATTTGTGGAGGTTACCAGCTTTTAGGAGAAAAATATATTGATGCTGAGGGGAATGATGTTCCTGGTCTTGGAATATTTGATTACCACACACGTAGTGAAGAAGGACGGCTTATTGGCAACATCATAATCAAGAACAGTTTGGGACTTACCCCTGAGACTCTGGTGGGCTTTGAAAACCATGGAGGTCGCACATACCACGATCATAAACCATTGGGAGAGGTTGTGGTTGGATACGGTAACAATGGCAAAGATAACCAGGAGGGAATGGTGTACCTAAATTGTATCGGAACATATCTCCACGGACCTTTACTGCCTAAAAATCCTCATTTGGCAGATCATCTTATCTTAAAAGCCTTAGAAAGAAAATACGGTTTGAAAGAGTTACCCCCCCTACATAATAAGAGTGAATACTCTGCCCATAATAAAGTTCTGCAACTTTATTCACCATAA
- a CDS encoding MurT ligase domain-containing protein, with amino-acid sequence MGIIISYSSFRYYFAVVAGNIVSFILRKLLKSSASAMPGKVAMTIYPEILKMVNERCHNKILITGTNGKTTTNNLLNFIFRREFSPVLSNLRGANMPQGLVSAFLHDRKKQYDWGIFEVDEGSFQKVTEDIKPDYVLVTNFFRDQLDRYGEIEKAFQDILEALEPLNTTLILNADDPLVSNFRKLNKKNIYYGVTRNQYSTNQQAIVESRFCPACSSYLEYDYYNYGQLGGYQCPDCGFKNPSYDYSITGIDYHEHQYHFRFLKKDHDSQNITFPYEGIYNAYNCCAAISTALEIGLPMDRVASSIEEFEYHLGRMENFQFPDKIVKIALVKNPIGLTETISSISLDERSKSMLFVLNDNPADGRDVSWIWDAEVEKTVNIKNINQIFCSGRRAEDIALRLKYAGVPDELVEVDDDMDHAIGKVLQEKVEIIYLLPTYTAVFQARELVLANLTGTSKKMSHFREYLKNFKI; translated from the coding sequence GTGGGAATTATCATAAGTTATTCCAGTTTTAGGTATTACTTTGCAGTTGTTGCAGGCAATATCGTTTCTTTCATACTCAGGAAACTCCTTAAAAGTAGTGCCAGTGCCATGCCAGGTAAAGTGGCCATGACCATCTATCCTGAAATTTTAAAGATGGTAAATGAACGTTGCCATAACAAAATCCTGATTACCGGGACCAACGGCAAAACCACCACCAACAACCTGCTTAATTTCATTTTCAGAAGGGAATTTTCTCCAGTTCTTTCCAACTTACGGGGTGCTAACATGCCACAGGGACTGGTCAGTGCCTTCTTACATGATCGAAAAAAACAGTATGACTGGGGGATCTTCGAAGTTGATGAAGGTTCATTTCAGAAGGTTACTGAAGATATTAAACCAGACTACGTTCTAGTCACCAATTTCTTCCGCGACCAGCTTGACCGTTATGGTGAGATTGAAAAAGCATTCCAGGATATATTGGAAGCTCTTGAACCTTTGAACACGACTTTGATCCTTAATGCTGACGACCCTCTGGTTTCTAACTTTCGAAAACTTAATAAAAAGAATATCTATTATGGAGTTACTCGTAACCAGTACAGTACCAACCAACAGGCAATAGTAGAATCCAGATTCTGTCCCGCCTGCAGCAGTTACCTTGAATACGATTATTACAATTATGGACAGTTAGGCGGATATCAATGCCCTGATTGTGGGTTTAAAAACCCCTCTTATGATTATAGTATCACTGGAATTGATTACCATGAACATCAGTACCATTTCAGATTCTTAAAAAAGGATCATGACTCTCAAAATATCACATTCCCATATGAAGGGATTTACAATGCTTATAACTGCTGTGCAGCCATATCCACAGCACTGGAAATAGGGTTACCCATGGACAGGGTTGCCAGTTCAATAGAGGAATTTGAATACCATCTGGGCAGGATGGAAAACTTCCAATTCCCAGATAAAATAGTTAAAATTGCCCTGGTCAAAAATCCTATTGGGCTCACTGAAACCATAAGCAGTATATCACTTGATGAACGTTCAAAATCAATGTTATTCGTGCTTAACGATAACCCTGCTGATGGTAGGGATGTATCCTGGATATGGGATGCAGAAGTGGAAAAAACTGTCAACATTAAAAATATTAATCAAATCTTTTGCTCTGGTCGTAGGGCAGAGGACATAGCCCTAAGACTCAAATATGCAGGGGTGCCTGATGAACTGGTGGAAGTTGATGATGACATGGATCATGCCATCGGAAAAGTATTACAAGAAAAGGTTGAGATCATCTACCTTTTACCCACATATACGGCAGTTTTTCAGGCACGTGAACTGGTCCTAGCCAATTTAACAGGTACCAGTAAAAAAATGTCACATTTCCGTGAATATTTAAAGAATTTCAAGATTTGA
- a CDS encoding cofactor-independent phosphoglycerate mutase — MKYVVVIGDGMVDLPLKELDGKTPLQQAKTPNMDFIAKNGSCGMLQTVPPGMAPGSDVANLSIMGYDPKKYYTGRGPLEAASIGAELSDDDVGFRCNFITEDEGRLDDFNAGHISTAEASQLIEALNQHFYRYGKFYLGTSYRHLFVYKKKDAATLESTPPHDVVGEPITEHLLKPENDPLAIKLNELMYKTSKILEKHPVNQKRLDKGKKLANMIWLWGQGTKPQMPPFVDTYGIKGATITGVDLIKGIGTYLGLTNVHVPGATGYYDTDYCGKVNFALEALQDHDLVFIHVEAPDEAGHAGDIQEKILAIERIDRRILGKLLEELPSLGDYAIAILPDHPTPIDVRTHTSDPIPYAMYSPGCESDKTEAYNESSVENSFKNSSKELMEGYKFLKFFIDYSQCKKA, encoded by the coding sequence ATGAAATATGTAGTGGTTATTGGGGATGGGATGGTTGATTTACCCCTTAAAGAACTGGACGGTAAAACACCACTCCAGCAAGCTAAAACCCCAAATATGGACTTTATAGCTAAAAATGGTTCATGCGGCATGTTACAAACTGTGCCCCCAGGAATGGCCCCAGGTTCAGATGTTGCCAATCTATCCATAATGGGTTATGATCCCAAGAAATATTACACTGGCCGTGGACCATTAGAAGCTGCCAGTATCGGAGCTGAACTTTCAGATGATGATGTGGGGTTCCGATGCAATTTCATCACTGAAGATGAGGGTAGGCTTGATGATTTTAATGCCGGGCATATCAGCACTGCCGAGGCATCCCAACTCATAGAAGCCCTGAACCAACATTTTTATCGTTACGGGAAATTTTATCTGGGAACCAGTTACAGACATCTCTTTGTATACAAAAAAAAGGATGCAGCTACGCTTGAATCAACACCACCCCATGATGTGGTGGGAGAACCAATAACTGAACATCTCTTGAAACCAGAAAATGATCCCTTAGCAATCAAACTAAATGAACTAATGTATAAAACATCTAAAATCCTGGAAAAACACCCTGTGAATCAGAAACGGTTAGATAAGGGTAAAAAATTAGCAAATATGATATGGCTGTGGGGTCAGGGCACCAAACCCCAAATGCCTCCATTTGTTGATACCTATGGCATTAAAGGTGCAACTATTACTGGTGTGGATCTTATTAAAGGAATCGGTACGTACTTAGGACTTACCAATGTTCATGTTCCCGGTGCAACCGGTTATTATGACACTGATTACTGTGGTAAGGTCAACTTTGCCCTGGAAGCTCTTCAAGATCATGATCTGGTATTTATCCATGTGGAAGCCCCTGATGAAGCAGGACACGCTGGTGATATCCAAGAAAAAATACTGGCCATTGAACGTATAGACCGCCGTATACTGGGAAAACTCTTAGAAGAACTTCCTTCCCTTGGTGATTATGCCATTGCCATACTTCCTGATCATCCCACACCAATTGATGTGAGAACACACACCTCAGATCCCATTCCTTATGCAATGTATTCTCCAGGATGTGAATCTGACAAAACTGAAGCATATAATGAATCTTCAGTGGAGAATAGTTTTAAAAATAGTTCTAAAGAGTTGATGGAAGGTTATAAGTTTTTGAAATTTTTCATAGATTATAGCCAGTGCAAAAAAGCGTAA
- a CDS encoding homoserine dehydrogenase, producing MKIVILGFGAVGQGVARVLSMKKEYLESEYGLKPQIVAVSDRSGAAIKEDGLDEELLLETKTDKGKISLYLDYGASGVDSLQVLEDVEYDCLVEVTPTDINDGEPARSHIIKAMADGKDVITSNKGPLALSFQELGDCARKNGVELKFEACVGGAMPIINFAHETLAGCNIESIYGILNGTTNYILSRMANEGSSYEQTLQEAQEMGIAETNPYQDVEGIDAACKIVIMANSILNLPVTLKDVEVEGISKITSESIALAKKEGMLIKLIGEASPDALEVSPRLVRQGSPFAVEGTLNVATLKTDLADDVTVVGKGAGSVETASAILSDIVSIWKIRR from the coding sequence ATGAAAATTGTTATTTTAGGCTTCGGAGCGGTGGGTCAGGGAGTCGCCCGTGTACTGTCCATGAAAAAGGAATATTTGGAAAGTGAATATGGCTTAAAACCCCAGATTGTTGCTGTTAGTGATCGTTCCGGTGCAGCCATTAAAGAAGATGGTCTGGATGAAGAATTACTTCTAGAAACCAAAACAGATAAAGGAAAAATCTCACTTTATCTAGATTACGGTGCCTCCGGCGTTGACAGTCTTCAGGTTCTGGAAGATGTGGAATACGATTGTCTGGTTGAAGTAACCCCCACTGATATCAATGATGGCGAACCTGCCCGCAGCCATATTATAAAGGCCATGGCAGATGGTAAGGATGTAATTACATCTAACAAAGGCCCTTTAGCATTATCATTCCAGGAACTGGGAGATTGTGCCAGGAAAAATGGTGTGGAATTGAAATTCGAAGCATGTGTTGGTGGTGCAATGCCAATCATTAACTTCGCCCACGAAACACTGGCAGGATGCAACATTGAATCAATATATGGAATTTTAAACGGAACCACCAACTACATCTTGTCAAGGATGGCTAATGAAGGATCATCATATGAACAAACCCTCCAAGAAGCTCAAGAAATGGGAATTGCAGAAACAAATCCTTATCAGGATGTGGAAGGGATTGATGCAGCCTGCAAAATCGTTATAATGGCCAACTCCATACTTAACCTACCCGTGACCCTTAAAGATGTAGAAGTAGAAGGAATTTCAAAGATCACATCAGAATCCATAGCACTGGCCAAAAAGGAGGGTATGCTTATCAAACTCATAGGAGAAGCTTCACCTGATGCATTGGAAGTATCACCTCGTCTGGTTCGTCAAGGATCTCCATTTGCAGTGGAAGGCACACTTAACGTAGCAACCCTTAAAACTGACCTTGCCGATGATGTGACTGTAGTTGGAAAGGGTGCTGGTTCAGTGGAAACAGCTTCAGCAATTTTAAGTGACATTGTAAGCATCTGGAAAATAAGAAGATAG
- a CDS encoding amino acid-binding protein — translation MRFNLVLDLQDVPGKLMEALEPMGRLGANIVAVIHQRDVKTERGTVPVQITIEGDKETLDRIMDALESKNIQIMEVDGVLRKEQITTVLVGDIVEKDVQDTVTQLNQMEGVRVADLDLKMSDKGENSATKMVMEADFGRKKEILENIKKLGVDKGFLVINEV, via the coding sequence ATGAGATTTAACTTAGTACTTGACCTGCAAGATGTTCCAGGTAAATTAATGGAAGCTCTTGAACCTATGGGTAGATTAGGTGCCAATATTGTGGCTGTCATACACCAGCGGGATGTTAAAACAGAGAGAGGAACTGTTCCTGTTCAGATAACCATTGAAGGTGATAAAGAAACTCTGGACAGAATAATGGATGCCCTGGAATCTAAAAATATTCAGATAATGGAAGTAGACGGTGTACTGCGCAAAGAACAGATAACAACTGTTCTGGTAGGAGATATTGTGGAAAAAGATGTTCAAGATACGGTTACCCAGTTAAACCAGATGGAAGGCGTGAGAGTGGCTGACCTAGATTTAAAAATGTCTGATAAAGGCGAAAATTCCGCCACCAAGATGGTTATGGAAGCAGATTTCGGGCGCAAAAAAGAGATATTGGAAAATATCAAAAAATTAGGTGTTGATAAGGGTTTTCTGGTAATCAATGAGGTTTAA
- the gatC gene encoding Asp-tRNA(Asn) amidotransferase subunit GatC gives MKIEKEAEKILQNFSEALKDIPDLEETHYMVDNVNLSREDCAEDKNPEKIMHNTHVDEEGNLIVEKGKWVK, from the coding sequence TTGAAAATTGAAAAAGAGGCAGAAAAAATATTACAAAATTTTTCCGAGGCATTGAAGGACATACCTGACCTGGAAGAAACCCACTACATGGTTGACAACGTTAATTTATCACGAGAAGATTGTGCTGAAGACAAAAACCCGGAAAAAATCATGCACAACACCCATGTAGATGAAGAAGGGAACCTCATTGTGGAGAAAGGAAAGTGGGTAAAATGA
- the asnB gene encoding asparagine synthase (glutamine-hydrolyzing), with translation MCAICGIVGKDTGDKLYNMLLTLKHRGPDKSGIFIDGEISHGNLEDLTMPQGNFGLGHNLLSIVGSEVVQPLHQGRIVLVCNGEVYNYSQLHSELEKEFNYDFKTDSDSEVVLALIKEYYNGSLLKTIPLVAEQLDGDYAFAAYDGKDLVAVRDPVGVKPLYYGNENGLFGFASEKKALWTAGINETHSLPPSFMLHNQEPVALPPRLSWKEDLSRNESKEFENTPRTLNKDYIKNILKDLILKSVQRRIRGLDRVGMLFSGGVDSTLLTVLCADLGVETELYAVGSEGSPDLNCAEKVAEYMHLPIHIKIVDEEVVREYTPLVVNAIEEWNLMKLGVGMTGYLAAELAHENGLRVMLSGQGADELFAGYHRYLDFYHKKGENAQKDLMSDVENLYHVNLERDDKVTMANSVELRVPYLDLQIINMAMNIPMKYKINGQGDRLRKCILREVARDRGVNPEIVKRPKKAAQYGSGIHKILTRKVLKDPTYMENLKNSFKFIDI, from the coding sequence ATGTGTGCGATATGTGGGATTGTCGGTAAAGATACTGGTGACAAACTGTATAATATGTTACTGACCCTTAAACACAGAGGCCCTGATAAATCAGGAATTTTCATTGATGGTGAAATATCCCATGGTAACCTTGAAGATCTGACTATGCCCCAGGGTAACTTTGGACTGGGCCATAACCTTCTGTCAATTGTGGGATCAGAAGTTGTGCAACCTTTACATCAGGGTAGAATTGTTTTGGTCTGTAACGGAGAAGTATATAATTATTCTCAGCTACATTCTGAACTTGAAAAAGAATTTAATTATGATTTTAAAACTGATAGTGATTCGGAAGTAGTTTTAGCCCTTATTAAAGAATATTACAATGGTTCTCTATTAAAAACCATTCCTCTGGTTGCAGAACAACTTGATGGTGATTATGCCTTTGCTGCCTATGATGGTAAAGATTTAGTAGCAGTCAGAGATCCAGTAGGAGTCAAACCACTTTATTATGGTAATGAAAACGGTTTGTTTGGTTTTGCATCAGAAAAAAAAGCCCTTTGGACAGCAGGAATAAACGAAACCCATAGTTTACCTCCAAGTTTCATGTTGCACAATCAGGAACCGGTGGCATTACCCCCAAGACTATCCTGGAAAGAAGATTTATCACGAAATGAATCAAAAGAATTTGAAAATACTCCCCGTACCCTAAACAAGGACTATATCAAAAACATTTTAAAGGATCTTATCCTGAAATCTGTGCAAAGGAGAATCAGAGGACTTGATAGGGTGGGAATGTTATTCTCCGGGGGTGTGGACAGTACTCTCCTGACTGTGTTGTGTGCTGATCTGGGGGTTGAAACTGAGTTATATGCCGTGGGTAGTGAAGGTTCACCTGACCTCAACTGCGCAGAGAAAGTTGCGGAATATATGCACCTTCCAATTCATATTAAAATAGTTGATGAAGAAGTGGTCAGAGAATACACCCCCCTTGTAGTAAATGCCATAGAAGAGTGGAACCTGATGAAATTAGGGGTGGGTATGACTGGATATCTGGCAGCAGAGCTGGCCCATGAAAATGGTCTTCGAGTGATGCTATCCGGCCAGGGAGCAGACGAACTCTTCGCAGGATACCATCGGTATCTTGATTTTTACCATAAAAAGGGTGAAAATGCTCAAAAGGACCTGATGAGCGATGTTGAAAATCTTTACCATGTGAATCTGGAACGTGATGATAAAGTAACCATGGCCAACAGCGTTGAACTGAGAGTTCCCTACCTAGATCTCCAAATTATAAATATGGCCATGAATATACCTATGAAATACAAAATCAATGGCCAGGGTGACAGACTACGCAAGTGCATTTTAAGGGAAGTGGCTCGCGACAGGGGAGTAAACCCTGAAATAGTTAAAAGACCAAAAAAAGCTGCCCAGTACGGATCTGGCATCCACAAAATACTCACACGGAAAGTTCTGAAAGACCCAACATATATGGAGAACTTAAAAAATTCCTTTAAATTTATAGACATTTAA
- a CDS encoding transcriptional regulator — MRPPCEIVVWYVIPTIRSELAKELMDLGMKQKEISELLDITQPAVSQYISDKRGHGIKFNDETQQLIKEFAKGLVEDKYTQRDIIPHFCEICRKVKNDEMLCQLHQEKGKMPADCDACMSSHLTD; from the coding sequence ATGAGACCTCCATGTGAAATAGTTGTGTGGTATGTTATCCCCACCATAAGGTCTGAACTGGCTAAAGAACTCATGGATCTGGGTATGAAACAGAAGGAGATATCTGAACTTTTGGACATTACTCAACCCGCAGTTTCTCAGTACATTAGTGACAAAAGAGGACATGGGATTAAATTCAACGATGAGACACAACAACTAATCAAAGAATTCGCCAAGGGTTTGGTGGAAGACAAATACACTCAAAGAGATATAATACCTCACTTTTGTGAAATATGTAGAAAAGTTAAGAATGATGAAATGCTCTGTCAGTTACACCAGGAAAAAGGAAAAATGCCTGCTGATTGTGATGCCTGTATGTCATCCCACCTAACTGACTAG
- the cysE gene encoding serine O-acetyltransferase encodes MFNKIKEDLEMVRMRDPAARSSLEIFFCYPGLHAIWFHRLASWFWKHKLLFLGRFTSTINRLLTGIEIHPGATIGKRVFIDHGMGVVIGETTEIGKDVLIYQGVVLGGTSLEKKKRHPTIGNGVVIGSGAKIIGDVKIGDVSKIGAGSVVLKPVPAGSTCVGIPGRVVQEERKCAIDLDHGKLPDPVAEVITFLLKRQDELEIQIKELGITSQIMKSNGLLTRKTEMEEIFSEGAGI; translated from the coding sequence ATGTTTAATAAGATTAAAGAAGATTTAGAAATGGTACGTATGCGTGACCCTGCTGCCAGGAGTAGCCTAGAAATATTCTTCTGCTATCCTGGTTTGCATGCCATCTGGTTCCATAGGCTGGCCAGTTGGTTCTGGAAACATAAACTATTATTTTTGGGCCGATTCACATCAACCATCAATCGTCTGTTAACCGGGATCGAAATACACCCTGGTGCCACCATTGGTAAAAGAGTATTCATTGATCATGGGATGGGAGTGGTTATTGGTGAAACCACAGAAATAGGGAAAGATGTACTGATTTACCAGGGTGTAGTTCTAGGAGGTACCAGTCTGGAAAAGAAAAAAAGACATCCGACCATTGGTAATGGTGTTGTAATTGGTTCCGGTGCTAAAATTATCGGTGACGTTAAAATTGGAGATGTTTCCAAGATCGGTGCAGGATCAGTTGTCCTAAAACCGGTCCCTGCAGGTTCAACCTGTGTAGGTATACCAGGCAGGGTTGTTCAAGAGGAACGTAAATGTGCCATTGATTTGGATCACGGAAAATTACCTGATCCAGTGGCAGAGGTTATTACCTTCCTGTTAAAACGCCAGGATGAACTGGAAATACAGATCAAAGAATTAGGAATCACTTCACAAATAATGAAATCCAATGGATTATTAACCCGTAAAACTGAGATGGAAGAAATTTTCTCCGAAGGAGCAGGAATATAA